In the genome of Quercus robur chromosome 3, dhQueRobu3.1, whole genome shotgun sequence, one region contains:
- the LOC126719035 gene encoding nuclear transport factor 2, producing the protein MANQSEDASDTASAQVVGNAFVSQYYSILHTNPEEVHKFYNSSSVLNRLGADGVMSSITTLEAIKDKILSLDHLNYQVEILTADSELSFNNGVIVLVTGILTGKEDTGRKFSQVFFLAPQENGYFVLNDVFRFISESVEVDTVENNHIEESAPKAPLITDPKPTVSVSNQTTSLANGKMPISEKRVAEDLPKKAEDLPKKAEDLPKKSEDLSKKSEDVPKKTFASVVQLLKDNSAPFQSRVPPVKPAEPSRASAATEATAPSSNSTREKIDDHAAKTHAIFVPNLPMNATVEQLEAVFKNFGPIKHNGIQVRSSKQQGTCFGFVEFESASSMQSAIEKSPIEMLDREVRIEERRANNDRGRFSGRAGYRNDNFRGRGNFSGGNFSGGRGYGRNDFERRGDFSNRTRGNAGRNEETGHRVYQNGGGKATRQASQGSMS; encoded by the exons ATGGCAAATCAAAGTGAAGATGCTTCCGACACCGCAAGTGCGCAGGTTGTTGGCAATGCCTTTGTGTCTCAGTATTATAGTATTCTGCATACAAATCCAGAGGAGGTTCACAAGTTTTATAACAGTTCTAGTGTGCTCAACCGACTTGGGGCTGATGGTGTGATGAGCTCGATTACTACCTTGGAG GCCATTAAGGACAAGATACTCTCCTTGGATCACCTGAACTATCAGGTTGAAATATTGACTGCTGATTCTGAGCTTTCATTTAACAATGGGGTGATTGTTCTAGTTACTGGTATTTTAACTGGAAAGGAAGATACTGGAAGGAAATTCAGTCAAGTTTTCTTTCTAGCCCCTCAAGAGAATGGCTACTTCGTCTTGAACGATGTTTTTAGGTTCATATCTGAATCTGTGGAGGTTGATACTGTGGAAAATAATCATATTGAAGAAAGTGCTCCAAAAGCTCCTTTGATAACTGATCCTA AACCTACTGTTTCTGTGTCAAATCAAACAACCTCATTGGCCAATGGGAAGATGCCCATTAGTGAAAAAAGGGTTGCTGAGGATCTTCCAAAGAAAGCTGAGGATCTTCCAAAGAAAGCTGAGGATCTTCCTAAGAAGTCTGAGGATCTTTCAAAGAAGTCTGAGGATGTTCCGAAGAAAACCTTTGCATCAGTG GTGCAATTATTGAAGGACAACAGTGCTCCATTCCAATCGAGGGTTCCACCTGTTAAACCTGCTGAACCATCCCGTGCAtctgcagcaactgaagctacAGCTCCTAGTAGCAACAGTACCAGGGAAAAGATTGATGATCATGCAG CTAAGACTCATGCCATATTTGTACCAAATCTGCCTATGAATGCAACTGTTGAACAACTTGAAGCGGTTTTCAAGAATTTTGGGCCTATTAAGCATAATGGTATTCAAGTTAGAAGTAGCAAG CAACAGGGGAcatgttttggttttgtggaaTTTGAATCTGCCAGTTCGATGCAAAGTGCTATTGAG AAGTCTCCAATTGAAATGTTGGATCGTGAAGTTCGCATTGAGGAAAGGCGAG CTAACAATGACAGAGGGAGGTTTTCAGGACGGGCTGGTTATCGAAACGATAACTTTAGGGGCCGTGGAAACTTCAGTGGTGGAAATTTTAGCGGAGGCCGTGGCTATGGGAGAAATGACTTTGAGAGGCGAGGTGATTTCTCAAATCGAACTCGTGGTAATGCTGGACGGAATGAAGAAACTGGCCATAGGGTCTACCAAAATGGTGGAGGGAAAGCCACCCGCCAAGCCAGTCAAGGCAGCATGAGCTAG